Below is a genomic region from Brassica rapa cultivar Chiifu-401-42 chromosome A08, CAAS_Brap_v3.01, whole genome shotgun sequence.
ACTCGTTTCTTGGTAAGCTGAAACCTATTACTCAAAAAAGAGGAGATTTAATTTTTAGCtctaaacaacaacaacagcattAACCTTTGCTGCAGGTTAGAAATGAAAATGGACTTTGCCTTCCTCACTCTCTCTACTCATAGGGATTTCCTCAAGATGAGAGCCAATACGTAACAAAGAGCAGAGTCCACGGACGATAGCGCAACAATGAAGACAGCTACAAGAAAGAGACTCAGTGTGGCAGTCTTGAGCTGTTCCCCaccaaaacaaacataaaaaaaaaacaaaaaaagttatgtATGTATGTAGTAACAATCAATCAAACAAAAGAATAAGTGATGGCAGACACAACATAACATACCGTGGTAGTAAAACTAGGCCACTCTATAAATTTCAGCTGGCTCGGCTGTTCAGCCATAAAGGAGAAGAGCGATCCCGTGCTCCTTTTTCAAGAACAAGAAATGCAATTCAATGAaaccaacatatatatatagagattgaTTATTGTGTGAGAGAAGAGAATAAATTTTTGTAAAGCATACCCTACAATGTCCCTAACAAGGCTCAACCATAAAGGGGGCTCTGGCTCATCATGTAAGTTCGTACTTTGGCGTGCGAAACATACGGACACTGTGGGATACCCACCCACAATAGGCTTATAGCTAACTCTCCCATTGAGACTCTGCAAGACCAATAACATACACACAGGTTATGTCAATATCTTGCCTGACATGTTCATTTTGTCTTTAGGAACAGATGGAAATTACCGAATCCAGAGTAAACTTGGAGCTGCTAGGTCCGAACCTTTGAATCCTCCGGTGTGACGGATGAGCCAATCGGATTAAACCTATTggttcaaacaaaacaaaaatgaggAACAAAATTAAGAAGAAGCGGTCAAGTACTTAGTATACAAGGAAAACACAGGACCGAAAAGTAACCTGAAGCATTTGTGAGAGATACCACCaccatcctctctctctctctgcaaaCAATGCGAAAAGGTAGCTCGGAAGATGATGGCCAAGCCAAGCTTTAGGTTTTATGGGCTTTACCGTCGTGAATTTTCAGTGGGCTTCAAATACACAAGGCCTTTtggattttattttctaattagtCCCATCCATTAATTGTTCTTCATTTGGGTTTAGTATGAAAATGCCTGGGATCAGGATAGTTTGTAGTTTgtactgcttttttttttcttgtaatgtTTCATTCCCTTATTTTTCCTGTCAAAGCCTATTACAAGACAGACATCCACCAGTCTCTAACTAAACGCTCTTTTTTTGTAGAGCATTTGCTGTGTTAATCTAGTGTAcctgttgctcaaaaaaaaaaaaatctagtgtATCTCTATGTATTGTAAtccgtacaagtgatcatccttggtcctcatcatcatcatcattatcctTCCTAATCTCAACGTCGACATCACTATCCCCCTCCTCTTCTGCACTCTCATCATCATCTGAACTCTCATCATCAgaatcatcttcatcttcctcctcctcgtcatcatcatcacaatCGGCCACATAATACCCGCGTGCATGATCATCTCCCTCTTCATCATAAAACATGAACCAACGAGAGTTACCAGAAACCGAGGCCTGTTTCCAGGACGCAACATACATACAATTAGTTTATCTTCCAAAACAGTATTCATTCCATGACATATAAGAGAATAGAATTCCATTACCTGTTCAGCAGTTCTAGGCGAACCGAGTTCCTCAGTTCCTCCAGGAGTCCATATTTTGATGTCAGTCTCGATTCCACTACTAGCCATGAGTGGCATGTGAGGATGAGACTCTATACAGTTGACAACATGTTTATCTGCTTCCATGGCACGGAGAAGCTCTCCATCTTTCTTCCTCCAAATAAATATTCTGCCACAGTCCGAACCACTGACAACATACTCACACTTGGGTCCAAAAAAGCCCACACCTTTGACTGTTTCCCGGTTACTGTGCTCTTTGTAAACCTGCGGCTGTATCGTCTTCCTCACCTCAGTCTCAGTCTCAGTCTCAGTATCAGTCTCAGATGAAGAAGGGGGATTCGGGCCCATCCCCATACCAGGGCTGAAAAGATAGATGAACTCGTCGGTATATGAAGCAAGGAGCTCGCTTTGATCTGAGTAAGCCAGGCCTGTTATTCCCACATGGTCGCTTCCAATCAAATGAGCAGGACAAAAGTGGTCTACGGGTTCGGAATAATTATACCAAGTCTCGGAGCGGTAGCTACGAATGTCATAGACACGAGCATACTCATCCATTCCAGCCACGGCAAGAAGACCAGGGTTCCTCGGATCAACTGCAATTGCATTCAAGTAGACAATTAAATTGTACTTTGCTTCTTTACAAGTGAAAAGATTTGTAGCCACCCGTGTCCTAAGATCAAACTGAGAAAAAATGATATATTGTcacaaaacaaaccaaaagaaaagaaaaagtgatGATAAAATGCAGCAACTCACATGCTTTACAACGCCATCCTCACCACAAGTGTAGAATGAGAAAGGACTACCAGGCTCAATAGCCAACTTGTGGACCTGTCCTTGATGTATACCCAACATACAAGTCTCTACTTGTCCCGACTCTAGAATTTTCGAATAGCGAACCTGAGAGAGATTGAAGGCTATGATCAGTAAATAAACTCAATTCAcattaattatgaaaatgtaCAAGTGCTGGTTTATATACATGACTCTATGTGGCTAACCAGAAGCCTTAACCGGAAACAAACTATACCAACTGTACAGACTCAAATGAATCAAACTACACATATGCTATGTACAATGGATAATAGCTATTTCACTTAGTGGGaagcacacacacacacacagctacgcaaagaagaagaataaagagAGGGTGGGGACCTGTCCATCAGCAGAAGAGGTGACAATGCTGCGATCGTCAGAGAAAGGCATGAACTTGGCTTGGAAAATATTGTTGCAATGGCCAGAATCGAAAGAGAGCTTGACAGTGGCAGTATCCCAATCCCAGAGTATAACCTGCCTGTCATCAGAACCAGACACAAGGATATCTCCATCGGCATTGAAGCTTACAGTGTTGACACAGCCCGTATGCTCTTGGAGCTTCTTGTGGAGACCAAGTCGGTTTAATAGATgctggttaaaaaaaaaaaacaaatgagtcAGTGAAAGTTGGTTTATTCCGGTAAACAGATACAAAGAGAAGAATTGGGTAAACCGATAACCAATCATCAGAACGCAGAACCAATCTAAATTCGTTGGGATTCTAATCACGTAACTGTCAATGCCTAACATGTTAAGGGAAACGAGAGACAGACCTCAGAGGCTGAGAAACGATTGGAGAAACTACGATTGGGCAGCTGACCCAGCTCCCTTTCCCAGATTCTCACCACGGTATGGTCGCTGCTTCTCTGTCTTTTGCTCGGCCGTCTACTCATCTTGATTACTGCTTCTGCGTCGGAGCACGCGAcggagaaagaaagagagattgaACGGAAGAGAGAGAGGATGGTTGTGAAAATTTCACCCACAAAGGGGGATCCACTcttatttataaatcattaaaaGCCCAAACCCAACATACAAATGGAACCAAAGCCCAATAATATTGAAGCCCAGACGTTATAGCCCATTAAATATGAGATTACGAAAAGACGTACATGTGAAAAACTAGACCGAACCCAAAAACTCGttctgattaaaaaaatgaatccgaaACAATCTGAACCGATTTAAATACCAGTAGATCTTATAGTATTTGGGGTTATGAATTTTATCTGAACCTAAATGAATGAATATCTGATAGAACCCGAAAAAGATTTATACCAAATATGATCTCACTTTATAATATGTATctaaaatacactaaaatattattgaacatctcaaataattatatattacataaataattgACTCAAATACTTGGTTGCTATTACATAAATAATTGATTCAAATATTTGGTTGCTAACTGTTAAGTTTAATTTTAACTGCTAACTGTTAATACAGTACGGTGATGTTGTTATTATAGTTCAAAAAAGAGTCTCGGTTGATAGATGAGGCTcccaaaattattattttttaaataagataatttGAGAAGGTCATGTAGATaatcaatatttttagaatCAATAACCTGATTAATATCCAAAACAGAAATTAATCCGATATTGAACATGTAACTAAACCAGACCTTACAAACTAAACCAAACTAGATCCGACTAAATccaaaccgaaacccgattgatAGTCCAATTGCCCAGCTCTATGTAAACAAAGGGGTCAATTCCGTTTTTTTTGGAGCGCTCAAAGGTCAACCCAATACATATTAAACATTTCTTCTTAAcccaaccaaaaaaatataaaggaaGGAAGAGGTTAATGTTTCTAACCACTGCAGATTTACTTGTACATGAAGTTTTCTTTCATCAACAACCTAAACTGTTGGATGGAATGGACAATATGGGTGTGTGTGGGGTAATTATAACTTACAGAAAGGAACAAAATCAATTGAGAAGGTAAGCAACACAAGAACTCCGTAAATCAGTCTTTTTGGAAGCAAGTAGTACTAGGTGGGATCAATGCAATTTATTCAATGATGTGTTGCACTTCTCCTGAGGGCCGCAAAGATACCCCCTCCTCCTCCTGTTGGTGATCTtttcttctcctcttcctcttcttctacCTACcacaacacacacacatacacattcAATTTTCTTATATCATTACTCTC
It encodes:
- the LOC103835183 gene encoding DDB1- and CUL4-associated factor 8 isoform X1; this translates as MSRRPSKRQRSSDHTVVRIWERELGQLPNRSFSNRFSASEHLLNRLGLHKKLQEHTGCVNTVSFNADGDILVSGSDDRQVILWDWDTATVKLSFDSGHCNNIFQAKFMPFSDDRSIVTSSADGQVRYSKILESGQVETCMLGIHQGQVHKLAIEPGSPFSFYTCGEDGVVKHFDLRTRVATNLFTCKEAKYNLIVYLNAIAVDPRNPGLLAVAGMDEYARVYDIRSYRSETWYNYSEPVDHFCPAHLIGSDHVGITGLAYSDQSELLASYTDEFIYLFSPGMGMGPNPPSSSETDTETETETEVRKTIQPQVYKEHSNRETVKGVGFFGPKCEYVVSGSDCGRIFIWRKKDGELLRAMEADKHVVNCIESHPHMPLMASSGIETDIKIWTPGGTEELGSPRTAEQASVSGNSRWFMFYDEEGDDHARGYYVADCDDDDEEEEDEDDSDDESSDDDESAEEEGDSDVDVEIRKDNDDDDEDQG
- the LOC103835182 gene encoding uncharacterized protein LOC103835182 → MTKERERERERERMVVVSLTNASGLIRLAHPSHRRIQRFGPSSSKFTLDSSLNGRVSYKPIVGGYPTVSVCFARQSTNLHDEPEPPLWLSLVRDIVGSTGSLFSFMAEQPSQLKFIEWPSFTTTLKTATLSLFLVAVFIVALSSVDSALCYVLALILRKSL
- the LOC103835183 gene encoding DDB1- and CUL4-associated factor 8 isoform X2, translated to MSRRPSKRQRSSDHTVVRIWERELGQLPNRSFSNRFSASEHLLNRLGLHKKLQEHTGCVNTVSFNADGDILVSGSDDRQVILWDWDTATVKLSFDSGHCNNIFQAKFMPFSDDRSIVTSSADGQVRYSKILESGQVETCMLGIHQGQVHKLAIEPGSPFSFYTCGEDGVVKHLIRGTLVFLPWLEWMSMLVSMTFVATAPRLGLAYSDQSELLASYTDEFIYLFSPGMGMGPNPPSSSETDTETETETEVRKTIQPQVYKEHSNRETVKGVGFFGPKCEYVVSGSDCGRIFIWRKKDGELLRAMEADKHVVNCIESHPHMPLMASSGIETDIKIWTPGGTEELGSPRTAEQASVSGNSRWFMFYDEEGDDHARGYYVADCDDDDEEEEDEDDSDDESSDDDESAEEEGDSDVDVEIRKDNDDDDEDQG